A window of Polaribacter litorisediminis contains these coding sequences:
- a CDS encoding lytic transglycosylase domain-containing protein — protein MKYFLVCFMASISVFSQAQKDSITVRQKDSVLIAIDSLKNPFVNELYTDADLKLMDSLLVDKKLNSALIDTLEYVINDKDIIDNSKQTLTSDLLKIRLAALNEKTPFNLAYNPALEKVINSYVLYRKKYYPALMAKAKYYFPMFEQHLDQYDIPLEMKYLSIVESALKPRARSRVGASGLWQFMYGTGKQFGLKVSSYVDERYDPVKATIAACKYLSQLYTIFGDWDLALAAYNSGPGNVRKAIKRSGGYRNYWNIRPYLPRETAGYVPAFYATMYIFEYAEEHKIYSELPKFFDFQTDTIQVKRTISFDQISEIIDVDEEVLWHLNPSYKLDIIPFLKDRNYAVRLPSSSIVEFLDKEEELYALATADDAKREKPLPKYFEMDKRILYRVKSGDYLGKIANKFGVRVSSIKSWNRMKSSKLKIGQRLYIYPKKLPY, from the coding sequence ATGAAGTATTTTTTAGTGTGTTTTATGGCGAGTATTTCTGTGTTTTCTCAAGCACAAAAAGATAGCATTACCGTTCGTCAAAAAGATAGTGTATTGATTGCAATAGATTCTTTAAAAAACCCATTTGTAAATGAATTGTATACGGATGCCGATTTAAAACTAATGGACAGTTTATTGGTTGATAAAAAATTAAATTCAGCATTAATAGATACTTTAGAGTATGTAATTAATGATAAAGATATCATTGATAATTCTAAACAGACGCTAACTTCTGACTTGTTAAAAATAAGGTTAGCCGCATTAAATGAAAAAACGCCCTTTAACTTAGCGTACAATCCGGCTTTAGAAAAAGTAATTAACAGCTATGTATTATATCGTAAAAAATATTATCCTGCTTTAATGGCAAAGGCAAAATATTATTTCCCGATGTTTGAACAGCATTTAGATCAATATGATATTCCTCTAGAAATGAAGTATCTATCGATTGTAGAATCTGCACTAAAACCTAGAGCAAGATCTAGGGTGGGTGCCTCTGGTTTATGGCAATTTATGTATGGAACCGGCAAGCAGTTTGGTTTAAAGGTAAGTTCTTATGTTGATGAAAGGTACGATCCTGTAAAAGCTACGATTGCAGCTTGTAAATATTTAAGTCAATTGTACACCATTTTTGGTGATTGGGATTTGGCATTAGCAGCCTATAATTCTGGCCCAGGAAATGTAAGAAAAGCAATCAAGCGTTCTGGGGGGTATCGAAATTATTGGAATATTAGACCTTATTTACCGAGAGAAACCGCTGGTTATGTGCCAGCTTTTTATGCAACAATGTATATTTTTGAGTATGCAGAAGAGCATAAAATTTATTCAGAACTTCCGAAGTTTTTCGATTTTCAGACGGATACAATTCAGGTAAAAAGAACCATTAGTTTTGATCAGATTTCTGAAATTATAGATGTTGATGAAGAAGTATTATGGCATTTAAATCCGTCTTATAAACTAGATATTATTCCTTTTTTAAAGGATAGAAATTATGCGGTAAGACTGCCAAGTAGTTCGATAGTTGAATTTTTGGACAAGGAAGAAGAATTGTACGCTTTGGCTACTGCTGACGATGCTAAAAGAGAAAAACCCTTGCCGAAATACTTTGAAATGGATAAACGTATTCTTTATAGGGTAAAAAGTGGTGATTATTTGGGTAAAATTGCTAATAAATTTGGGGTAAGGGTAAGCAGTATAAAGAGTTGGAATAGAATGAAGAGTAGTAAATTAAAAATAGGCCAGCGTTTGTATATTTATCCAAAAAAGCTTCCTTACTAG